A single window of Spirochaetota bacterium DNA harbors:
- a CDS encoding tRNA CCA-pyrophosphorylase, giving the protein MNTVCGHSIEEYMVMVERFHGHPAPGLLAGGFMVDLAMKNLPKGEFFDALCETTVCLPDAIQILTPCTYGNGWLRIVDTGRFALALFEKYGGEGVRVHMDAGKLAAFPEYESWFFRKKPKHEQDRERLIGEIAQAGTMVLGVGRVLVHESFIGKQKGGKTGLCPICGEAYPLSSGDRCIGCSGIPLYR; this is encoded by the coding sequence ATGAATACTGTCTGCGGGCACTCTATAGAAGAATACATGGTTATGGTGGAGCGTTTCCACGGCCACCCGGCGCCGGGGCTCCTGGCGGGCGGCTTCATGGTCGACCTCGCGATGAAGAATCTCCCAAAAGGGGAGTTCTTCGACGCGTTGTGTGAAACGACCGTGTGCCTTCCGGACGCCATCCAGATCCTCACCCCCTGCACGTACGGAAACGGCTGGCTCAGGATCGTCGATACGGGACGCTTCGCGCTCGCGCTGTTCGAGAAGTACGGCGGCGAGGGAGTGCGTGTCCACATGGACGCGGGTAAACTCGCGGCGTTCCCCGAATATGAGTCCTGGTTTTTCAGAAAAAAGCCCAAACACGAACAGGACCGGGAGCGGCTTATAGGCGAGATCGCGCAGGCGGGCACAATGGTACTGGGCGTGGGGCGGGTACTCGTTCACGAAAGTTTTATCGGGAAACAGAAGGGTGGAAAGACCGGGCTGTGTCCCATATGCGGCGAGGCCTACCCGCTTTCATCGGGGGACCGGTGTATCGGATGCAGCGGGATTCCGCTCTATCGATAA
- a CDS encoding TetR family transcriptional regulator, which produces MSAQLGTRDAIIRKGAELIHARGFNATGLQQILEGAGVPKGSFYFYFKSKEEFGLAIIDHFAGVVGSLFTRSLDDGGIPPLARLAKLLDTYERLFIKSGCTLGCPIGNLSLEMSDSSERIRARLQAVIDSLIAHIGSCLEDARREGSLPAGTNTAETACMLFHGLEGAILHMKVSKSIEPIRLYRKYISSFLGAGAPGKNTSLRKTKGDR; this is translated from the coding sequence ATGAGCGCGCAGCTGGGAACCAGGGACGCCATCATTCGCAAGGGAGCCGAACTCATCCATGCCCGCGGCTTTAACGCGACCGGCCTCCAGCAGATACTCGAGGGCGCGGGCGTGCCCAAGGGATCGTTCTACTTCTATTTCAAGAGCAAGGAAGAATTCGGTCTCGCGATAATCGACCACTTCGCCGGGGTCGTGGGCTCGCTTTTCACGCGCTCCCTGGACGACGGGGGCATTCCTCCGCTGGCGCGCCTCGCGAAGCTCCTGGACACCTACGAGCGTCTTTTCATCAAATCCGGCTGCACCCTGGGATGTCCCATAGGCAACCTCTCGCTCGAGATGTCCGATTCGAGCGAGCGCATCCGCGCGCGCCTGCAGGCGGTGATCGATTCACTCATCGCGCACATCGGGTCCTGTCTCGAGGACGCGCGCCGCGAGGGCTCGCTCCCGGCCGGGACGAACACCGCCGAGACTGCGTGCATGCTCTTCCACGGCCTCGAAGGCGCCATATTACACATGAAGGTCTCGAAGAGCATAGAGCCGATCAGGCTGTACCGGAAATATATTTCCTCATTCCTCGGGGCCGGCGCTCCCGGGAAGAATACGTCGTTAAGAAAAACGAAGGGGGACCGATAA
- a CDS encoding molybdopterin dinucleotide-binding protein — MGEWKKSGCVLCAQNCGLELFIENNRIEKVKGDKDNPRSRGYVCRKGMNVSYHQHHDQRLTHPLKKKGDAFVKISWDEAIGEIADKLKAITGAHGPRSFAYMGGGGQGCHFEAAFGTSLMKGLGSRYHYNAVGQEFSGLFWVFGRVTGKQYNFLMPDESRSDMLVATGWNGMVSHQIPRAPLVLREFSKDPARILLVIDPRKSETAEIADIHLALRPGTDALLTKAMIAIILRNGWEKREYIEKYVSGFDQVRAHFTDFDAKSAVAFCELDYDKVVEVCGLFTTRNWSMHPDLGIYMNRHSTLASYLHNVLMAVCGRLAVPGGNIIPGTLMPLGGHSDERDEKTWRTVETNFPPVLGYYPPNAMPEEILSDKPDRLRAVCVSGANPLRSFADTTAYERAFARLDLLVTSELAMTETAALSHYVLPARSGYESWDGTFFPLTFPEIYFQMRRPLVEPDGEQLEVGEIYTRIADAMGLIPAIPDSLHEAAKGPRAAFGAELMKFAMSEPRALKGMPFILAKTLGKTLGSGNLAALWGMLMTAPKLLRENAVRAGFKDSPLMGEEIFQAVLDHPEGLWIGKCDPDDNMSLVTTEDKKLNVYAPEMQDWLRDLDTASEKRAMEPGAEFPLILNAGRHMSMNANTLMRNPEWNSGKRACTLAMHPDDAAERGLADGEKVRVRTQAGQVDVELEVTEAARRGQVIIPHGFGLDYNGNVYGVNVNRLTKNTHRDHFLGTPLHRYVPCRVEKL, encoded by the coding sequence ATGGGCGAATGGAAGAAGTCGGGCTGCGTGCTGTGCGCACAGAATTGCGGGCTGGAGCTTTTCATCGAGAACAACCGGATCGAGAAGGTAAAGGGCGACAAGGACAATCCCCGGAGCAGGGGCTACGTGTGCCGCAAGGGGATGAACGTCTCCTACCACCAGCACCACGACCAGAGGCTCACGCACCCCCTCAAGAAAAAAGGCGATGCCTTCGTAAAAATTTCCTGGGACGAGGCGATAGGCGAGATCGCCGATAAGCTCAAGGCGATAACCGGCGCCCACGGACCGCGCTCGTTCGCCTACATGGGCGGCGGCGGCCAGGGCTGTCACTTCGAGGCGGCGTTCGGTACGAGCCTCATGAAGGGGCTGGGCTCGCGCTATCATTACAACGCGGTGGGCCAGGAGTTCAGCGGGCTCTTCTGGGTGTTCGGGCGCGTCACCGGCAAGCAGTACAACTTCCTGATGCCGGACGAATCGCGATCGGACATGCTGGTCGCGACCGGGTGGAACGGGATGGTGAGCCACCAGATACCCCGGGCGCCCCTGGTGCTCAGGGAGTTCTCGAAGGACCCCGCCAGGATCCTGCTCGTGATAGACCCCCGGAAGTCCGAAACCGCCGAGATTGCGGACATCCATCTTGCGCTTCGCCCCGGAACCGACGCGCTTCTTACGAAGGCGATGATCGCCATCATACTCCGGAACGGTTGGGAGAAGCGTGAATATATAGAAAAGTATGTGAGCGGTTTCGACCAGGTGCGCGCGCACTTTACGGACTTCGACGCGAAATCCGCGGTCGCGTTCTGCGAGCTCGATTACGATAAGGTGGTGGAGGTGTGCGGGCTCTTCACGACGCGGAACTGGAGCATGCACCCGGACCTGGGGATTTACATGAACCGGCACAGCACGCTCGCGAGCTACCTGCACAATGTGCTCATGGCGGTCTGCGGGCGCCTGGCGGTTCCGGGCGGGAATATCATACCCGGCACGCTCATGCCGCTGGGCGGCCACTCGGACGAGCGCGACGAAAAAACCTGGAGGACGGTGGAGACGAACTTCCCGCCCGTGCTTGGGTACTACCCGCCCAACGCGATGCCCGAGGAAATTTTGTCCGATAAACCCGACCGGCTGCGCGCGGTGTGCGTGAGCGGGGCGAACCCCCTGCGCTCCTTCGCCGACACGACCGCCTACGAGCGCGCCTTCGCCAGGCTCGACCTCCTCGTGACGAGCGAGCTCGCCATGACCGAGACGGCCGCGCTCTCGCACTACGTGCTCCCCGCGCGCTCGGGGTATGAATCCTGGGACGGGACCTTTTTCCCGCTCACCTTTCCGGAAATATATTTCCAGATGCGCCGACCCCTCGTGGAGCCGGATGGCGAACAGCTGGAGGTCGGGGAGATTTACACGCGCATCGCCGATGCGATGGGCCTCATTCCCGCCATACCCGATTCGCTCCACGAAGCCGCGAAGGGACCGCGCGCCGCGTTCGGCGCGGAGCTCATGAAGTTCGCGATGAGCGAGCCCAGGGCCCTGAAGGGCATGCCCTTCATTCTGGCGAAAACGCTCGGGAAGACGCTCGGTTCCGGCAACCTCGCGGCGCTCTGGGGGATGCTCATGACCGCCCCGAAGCTTCTCCGGGAGAATGCGGTACGCGCCGGTTTCAAGGATTCACCGCTTATGGGCGAGGAGATCTTCCAGGCCGTGCTCGATCACCCGGAAGGACTCTGGATAGGAAAATGCGATCCCGATGACAACATGTCCCTCGTCACGACCGAGGACAAAAAGCTCAACGTGTACGCGCCCGAGATGCAGGACTGGTTGAGGGACCTGGATACGGCATCCGAGAAGCGAGCGATGGAACCGGGCGCGGAATTTCCCCTGATCCTGAACGCCGGCCGCCACATGTCGATGAACGCGAACACGCTCATGCGCAACCCCGAATGGAACAGCGGGAAGCGCGCCTGCACACTCGCGATGCACCCGGACGACGCCGCGGAACGCGGCCTCGCCGACGGGGAAAAGGTGCGCGTCAGGACCCAGGCCGGGCAGGTTGACGTGGAGCTCGAGGTGACCGAAGCCGCGCGCAGGGGGCAGGTGATCATCCCCCACGGATTCGGGCTGGATTACAACGGCAACGTTTACGGCGTGAACGTGAACCGGCTCACGAAGAACACGCACCGCGACCATTTCCTGGGCACGCCCCTGCACCGCTACGTTCCCTGCCGCGTGGAGAAGCTCTGA
- a CDS encoding electron transfer flavoprotein beta subunit/FixA family protein yields the protein MSGKHTINRVVVTVKQVPDTTQVKVDPATGTLVREGIPFIVNPFDTHAVETALRMKDEYGCKVTAITMGPPNSIMTLRKCLAMGVDDAVLVSDRAFGGADTLATSYVLAEAIRRIQLEYGRVDVIICGKQTIDGDTAQVGPGIATRLGYSQLTLVDRIMRLDPVEKTITVRRKMEGLKEVVRSSMPALITVVREINKPRYPTVQDRLIAEEAEIPVWDNKFLKLRDDKLGMKGSPTNVKKIFAPTRAKGEMIGEEGASPREIARALIRKLIELDMVQAD from the coding sequence ATGAGCGGCAAACATACCATAAACAGGGTAGTCGTGACCGTGAAGCAGGTCCCCGACACCACCCAGGTGAAGGTCGATCCTGCGACGGGGACGCTGGTGCGCGAAGGAATTCCTTTCATCGTCAATCCCTTCGATACGCACGCGGTCGAGACCGCGCTTCGGATGAAGGACGAATACGGGTGCAAGGTCACCGCGATCACCATGGGCCCCCCGAACTCGATCATGACGCTGCGCAAGTGCCTCGCCATGGGCGTAGACGACGCGGTGCTCGTGTCCGACAGGGCTTTTGGCGGCGCGGACACGCTCGCGACGAGCTACGTGCTCGCGGAGGCGATCAGGCGCATTCAGCTCGAGTACGGCCGGGTGGACGTCATCATCTGCGGTAAGCAGACGATCGACGGGGACACCGCGCAGGTAGGTCCCGGTATCGCAACCCGGCTCGGGTATTCCCAGCTCACCCTGGTCGACCGGATCATGAGGCTCGACCCCGTGGAAAAAACGATAACCGTCCGCCGCAAGATGGAGGGACTCAAGGAGGTCGTGCGATCCTCGATGCCCGCGCTCATCACGGTGGTCCGGGAGATCAACAAGCCCCGCTACCCCACCGTCCAGGACAGGCTCATCGCGGAGGAGGCGGAGATCCCCGTCTGGGACAACAAGTTCCTGAAGCTCCGTGATGACAAACTGGGCATGAAGGGCTCTCCCACCAACGTGAAGAAGATCTTCGCCCCCACGAGGGCGAAGGGCGAGATGATAGGAGAAGAGGGGGCAAGCCCCAGGGAGATCGCACGCGCGCTCATCAGGAAGCTGATCGAATTGGACATGGTCCAGGCGGACTGA
- a CDS encoding electron transfer flavoprotein subunit alpha: MKEASGAPEKKLKKPRGKVRLLPNKCIACGARCESECPADSISMNEKGEPVIDLEKCIACRKCVKVCPAGAIEHFYNAEELAVLEEMKKSGALKADKDEEVPKEPQADQSYRGVWVFIEQEDGIVAPVSWELLGVGAKLAKDLDVDLSAFVFGSKIDHLINEAFCYGAKKVYCMDQPILRHYRTEPYLRATVELIRKHKPEVVLIGATGLGRDLAGAVATVLETGLTADCTDLTIDREHRLLEQTRPAFGGNIMATILNKMHRPQMASVRPHVMPMPERTEGATGQVIWDMLDMTEDDIKTKVLEVLYERNSDHVDISGMEVLVAGGRGMLGPENFKLLDELAALLKGTTAASRASVDAGWMPYERQVGQTGKTVRPKLYFACGISGAIQHLVGMQDSELIIALNRDRAAPIFEVAHYGIVGDLFAVVPAIVEELREFIKDEAPYAKSPIGG, translated from the coding sequence ATGAAGGAAGCATCAGGAGCACCTGAGAAAAAATTAAAAAAACCGCGCGGCAAGGTACGGCTTCTGCCCAACAAATGCATCGCGTGCGGCGCCCGCTGCGAATCCGAATGCCCCGCCGATTCGATAAGCATGAATGAAAAAGGGGAGCCGGTCATCGACCTTGAAAAATGCATCGCCTGCCGGAAGTGCGTAAAGGTGTGCCCGGCCGGCGCGATCGAACATTTCTACAATGCCGAGGAGCTCGCCGTTCTCGAGGAGATGAAAAAAAGCGGCGCGTTAAAGGCCGACAAGGACGAAGAGGTGCCCAAGGAGCCGCAGGCCGATCAGAGCTATCGCGGGGTATGGGTCTTCATCGAGCAGGAGGACGGCATCGTCGCGCCCGTGAGCTGGGAGCTCCTGGGCGTGGGCGCGAAACTCGCGAAGGACCTCGACGTGGACCTCTCCGCGTTCGTCTTCGGATCGAAGATCGACCATCTCATCAACGAGGCGTTCTGCTACGGCGCGAAAAAGGTCTACTGCATGGACCAGCCTATACTGCGCCATTACCGCACCGAGCCCTACCTCAGGGCAACCGTCGAGCTCATAAGGAAACACAAGCCCGAGGTCGTGCTTATAGGCGCGACGGGACTGGGACGCGACCTCGCGGGCGCGGTCGCGACGGTACTGGAAACCGGGCTCACCGCCGACTGCACCGATCTCACGATCGACAGGGAACACAGGCTTCTCGAACAGACGCGCCCCGCGTTCGGGGGCAACATCATGGCGACCATCCTCAACAAGATGCACCGCCCGCAGATGGCGTCCGTCCGTCCGCACGTGATGCCCATGCCCGAAAGGACCGAGGGCGCAACCGGCCAGGTCATCTGGGACATGCTCGACATGACGGAAGACGATATCAAGACCAAGGTGCTCGAGGTCTTATATGAAAGAAACTCGGACCACGTGGACATCTCCGGGATGGAGGTGCTCGTGGCCGGCGGGCGCGGCATGCTGGGCCCCGAAAACTTCAAGCTCCTGGATGAGCTCGCCGCGCTGTTGAAGGGAACCACGGCGGCCTCGCGCGCGAGCGTGGATGCCGGCTGGATGCCCTACGAACGCCAGGTGGGCCAGACCGGGAAAACGGTGAGGCCCAAGCTCTACTTCGCGTGCGGCATATCGGGTGCGATCCAGCACCTCGTGGGAATGCAGGATTCGGAGCTCATCATCGCGCTCAACCGCGACCGCGCCGCCCCCATATTCGAGGTCGCGCATTACGGGATAGTGGGCGACCTGTTCGCGGTGGTACCCGCGATCGTCGAGGAGCTCAGGGAATTCATCAAGGACGAGGCACCTTACGCAAAATCGCCCATCGGAGGTTGA
- a CDS encoding 4Fe-4S dicluster domain-containing protein translates to MTHVENILFTILLTGAGIAFLYSLTRLARFVLIGGVDDRLKGTFIKRFNTMIAFAFLQRRVIAEGYGWNHFLIFWGFLALLLANFEFVLSGLFPGFKYTALVNFSGMEYLYTGFDLISLLVLATILIAIARRVLLRPAHIEALSRDAFIILGLIAGLMLAYFGLQGAEIALGGGGVSAPMPVSGVVAAALSSTDPAVPGALMHLFWWLHAVILLCFLNYLPYSKHMHILAAIPNCFCRSFEFVTTVPREEFKKGAPNGVSSIAQFSWKDLLDFTACTECGRCNKNCPATVTGKPLNPRIVIHQGKENLLANGGKILGGNLTRDITPLIGETDGEATVSEKALWACTTCGACMENCPVFIEHVPKMVKMRRHLVEDRSKFPEELMIFFEAIENRSNPWGIAPSDRGKWAAGTDVAHFTKDAGLEYLLYVGCAGSFDSRAKKVTAAVVKSLRAAGVSFGILGNDEKCCGDSLRRLGNEFVFDRMARANVEQFNALGVKKIITTCPHCFSTFNNDYRQFGLEAQVVHHSVFLNTLIEEGALKLEKANGAGRIVMHDSCYLGRYNKIYKEPRALIQKATGHKAVEMDRKLSKSFCCGAGGGRMWMEEEPEHRININRVKEALDKKPDAIAVSCPYCLTMFVDGVKDMKALDKVQVLDVAEIISERIKA, encoded by the coding sequence ATGACGCATGTTGAAAATATACTGTTCACGATACTTCTCACCGGCGCCGGCATCGCATTCCTGTATTCGCTCACGCGCCTGGCGCGCTTCGTCCTCATAGGCGGGGTCGACGACCGCCTGAAGGGCACCTTTATCAAGCGTTTCAACACGATGATCGCCTTCGCGTTCCTCCAGAGGCGTGTCATTGCGGAGGGATACGGGTGGAACCATTTCCTCATCTTCTGGGGATTTCTGGCGCTGCTCCTGGCTAATTTCGAGTTCGTGCTCTCGGGGCTTTTTCCCGGGTTCAAATACACCGCACTCGTCAATTTCAGCGGGATGGAATATCTCTACACCGGGTTCGACTTGATATCGCTGCTCGTGCTCGCGACCATCCTCATCGCGATCGCGCGGCGCGTGCTCCTGCGGCCCGCGCACATCGAGGCCCTGAGCCGCGACGCGTTCATAATCCTGGGCCTCATCGCCGGCCTCATGCTCGCCTATTTCGGGCTTCAGGGCGCGGAGATCGCGCTCGGGGGAGGCGGTGTATCGGCCCCCATGCCCGTGAGCGGCGTCGTCGCCGCCGCGCTTTCGTCCACGGACCCGGCTGTTCCGGGGGCGCTGATGCACCTCTTCTGGTGGCTGCATGCGGTGATCCTCCTGTGCTTCCTGAATTATCTCCCCTACAGCAAGCACATGCACATCCTCGCGGCGATTCCCAACTGCTTCTGCCGCTCCTTCGAGTTCGTCACCACCGTTCCCCGCGAGGAATTCAAAAAGGGCGCGCCCAACGGCGTGTCGTCGATAGCCCAGTTTTCGTGGAAGGACCTGCTCGACTTCACCGCATGCACCGAGTGCGGGCGCTGCAACAAGAACTGCCCCGCGACCGTGACGGGCAAGCCCCTGAACCCGCGAATCGTCATACACCAGGGAAAGGAAAATCTCCTCGCCAACGGCGGAAAAATCCTGGGCGGCAACCTGACGCGCGACATCACCCCGCTCATAGGCGAAACGGACGGCGAGGCCACGGTATCGGAAAAGGCGCTGTGGGCCTGCACGACATGCGGCGCCTGCATGGAAAATTGTCCCGTGTTCATCGAGCACGTTCCCAAGATGGTGAAGATGCGCAGGCACCTCGTGGAGGACCGGTCGAAATTTCCCGAGGAGCTCATGATCTTCTTCGAGGCGATCGAGAACCGCTCCAACCCGTGGGGCATCGCGCCCTCCGACCGCGGGAAATGGGCGGCCGGTACGGACGTCGCGCACTTCACGAAGGACGCGGGCCTCGAGTACCTGCTGTACGTCGGGTGCGCCGGCTCCTTCGACAGCCGCGCGAAAAAGGTCACGGCGGCTGTCGTCAAATCGCTCCGGGCGGCGGGGGTATCGTTCGGTATCCTGGGCAACGACGAGAAGTGCTGCGGCGATTCACTCAGGAGACTTGGGAACGAGTTCGTGTTCGACCGGATGGCGAGGGCGAACGTGGAACAGTTCAACGCGCTGGGCGTGAAGAAGATCATCACGACCTGCCCGCACTGCTTTTCGACATTCAACAACGACTACCGGCAGTTCGGTCTCGAGGCCCAGGTTGTCCATCACAGCGTGTTCCTCAACACCCTCATAGAGGAGGGCGCGCTTAAGCTCGAAAAGGCCAACGGGGCCGGCCGCATCGTGATGCACGACTCGTGCTATCTGGGCCGCTACAACAAGATATACAAGGAGCCCCGGGCCCTCATCCAGAAGGCGACCGGACACAAGGCCGTGGAGATGGACAGGAAGCTCTCGAAGAGCTTCTGCTGCGGCGCCGGGGGCGGACGCATGTGGATGGAGGAGGAGCCCGAACACCGCATCAACATCAACCGGGTGAAAGAGGCGCTGGACAAGAAACCCGACGCGATCGCCGTCTCCTGCCCCTACTGCCTCACAATGTTCGTGGACGGCGTGAAGGACATGAAGGCGCTCGACAAGGTCCAGGTTCTCGACGTGGCCGAGATTATCAGCGAGAGAATCAAGGCTTGA
- a CDS encoding thioesterase family protein → MKLFDDDVAVSEAGAQIYEGAVSQNWLVNGNPNGGYLMAIAANAMLQRADRKSTPIVTANYIARCAPGPALVHVEEFSRSTQFHRLEARLMQEGKEKVRVIGTFANEKNDCAIERYESSAPDMPPFDECVRVPELPKFSLLANLDMRLDPASAGWMKGTLAERSEQRGWIRFRDGGVPGLTALFLFADALPPAIFVTQGMTAWIPTIELTVNIRNLPQGEWLRCSLRTRFITCGLLEADGEVWDEAGNLVAISRQIAQFRPAPG, encoded by the coding sequence ATGAAACTATTCGACGACGACGTTGCGGTTTCGGAAGCGGGGGCGCAGATATACGAGGGGGCGGTTTCCCAAAACTGGCTGGTGAACGGCAACCCCAACGGCGGCTACCTCATGGCGATCGCGGCGAACGCGATGCTCCAAAGGGCCGACCGAAAGAGCACGCCCATCGTCACCGCGAACTACATCGCGCGCTGCGCCCCGGGGCCCGCATTGGTGCACGTCGAGGAATTTTCCCGCTCCACGCAGTTCCACCGCCTCGAGGCGCGGCTCATGCAGGAAGGGAAGGAAAAGGTCCGCGTGATAGGTACCTTCGCGAACGAGAAGAACGACTGCGCGATCGAGCGCTACGAGTCCTCCGCGCCGGACATGCCGCCGTTCGATGAGTGCGTGCGCGTCCCCGAGCTTCCCAAGTTCTCCCTGCTCGCGAACCTGGACATGCGCCTCGATCCGGCGAGCGCCGGCTGGATGAAGGGGACGCTCGCCGAACGCTCCGAGCAGCGCGGCTGGATCCGGTTCAGGGACGGGGGCGTCCCCGGTCTCACGGCGCTCTTCCTCTTCGCGGACGCGCTCCCGCCCGCAATATTCGTAACCCAGGGAATGACCGCGTGGATTCCCACGATCGAGCTCACCGTCAACATAAGAAATCTCCCGCAGGGCGAATGGCTCCGGTGCTCCCTGCGCACGCGCTTCATCACCTGCGGCCTGCTCGAGGCCGACGGCGAGGTGTGGGACGAGGCCGGGAACCTGGTCGCGATCTCCCGCCAGATCGCGCAGTTTCGGCCTGCACCCGGCTGA